A single window of Leptospira semungkisensis DNA harbors:
- a CDS encoding EVE domain-containing protein → MKYWLFKTEPDVFSIDTLKSAPGKTAPWEGVRNYQARNYLRDEVKKNDLILFYHSSCKPPHLAGIAVVAKEGYPDHFAFDKKHKYFDPKSKPEKPTWFMVDVKFKEKFSRPISLEELRSHGQLEGMVLLQPGGRLSIQPVSEKHFKYICELTGAKILPG, encoded by the coding sequence ATGAAATATTGGCTTTTTAAAACAGAGCCCGATGTTTTTTCCATTGATACTTTGAAATCCGCCCCGGGGAAGACGGCTCCCTGGGAAGGGGTTCGGAATTATCAGGCAAGAAATTACTTAAGAGATGAGGTCAAGAAAAATGACCTCATTTTATTCTACCATAGTAGCTGTAAACCTCCCCATTTGGCAGGGATTGCAGTAGTCGCCAAGGAAGGTTATCCGGACCATTTCGCCTTCGATAAGAAACATAAGTATTTCGATCCTAAGAGTAAGCCTGAAAAACCGACCTGGTTCATGGTAGATGTGAAATTTAAGGAAAAATTTTCTCGCCCAATTTCACTAGAAGAATTAAGATCCCACGGGCAACTAGAAGGAATGGTGCTTTTGCAACCCGGTGGTCGTCTTTCAATCCAACCGGTGAGTGAAAAACATTTCAAATATATCTGCGAATTAACCGGGGCCAAGATACTTCCCGGTTAG
- a CDS encoding 7TM diverse intracellular signaling domain-containing protein, translating to MNSFRKIRNSISILLVLALPLGSLFSEEVPPVFPITGSMFGVPLNKYMLLRTALPGEKKTLGDLQEGTWERIPKDSLSLSFTDNEFFVRFKVQSPPKEGTISWYFVLNNPGMENLTVYKKTYKAEGIVWAELSRDLRMSYIQQAFLIETPPNREEEFLVSASSRRSVVFNFQAWAPKEFAAHIQMENLLLGVFFGAIGIMLVYNIFLAFVVKDSSYFFYVFYLLFYALWQLSVTGIGSQYLVQTSATSWNDYLTGFAFLSVAFSLLFTRSFLHMERETGWKNSAFLILSAFAFLGFFASLFMGIYGIMIRAVSWYPFLAAVLVVYAAALRLRKGYRPARYFLLAWSVLIISVLITSLRNLSWIPDTYVTHWSAQFGSLVEMTLLSFALADRIKTLEKDSLQARLENYDNLLKLTEIEQELKIARELQESILPDRVPEVKNLKLSVRSEFASSVGGDFYDFQYLESGKLGIFLSDVSGHGVPAAIISSMVKLAFSIESRKNEDPAEVLRSINRSLSGKYGKHFITAAYLLVDVETGNVAYSNAGHPPIVAVSRSSGETKEVYLPGWIMGMDPNLKNSVVNFEMKPGDRLIIYTDGITEARSPSGEIFGFQRFYKLLGDHMAISGGELAETLFSTVRAFTGNRKHFEDDITLLILDYLPVPDDRGKLEVTSKLSKN from the coding sequence GTGAATTCTTTCCGGAAAATTCGGAATTCAATATCCATTCTTCTGGTACTGGCCCTTCCTCTAGGCTCATTGTTCTCGGAGGAAGTTCCTCCTGTATTTCCGATTACTGGAAGTATGTTCGGAGTTCCTCTGAACAAGTATATGTTGCTCCGTACTGCATTGCCTGGAGAGAAGAAAACTCTGGGAGATCTGCAGGAAGGAACCTGGGAGCGTATTCCCAAAGACAGTCTTTCTCTTAGCTTTACAGATAACGAATTCTTTGTGCGATTTAAAGTCCAGTCTCCTCCCAAAGAGGGAACTATTTCTTGGTATTTCGTTTTGAACAATCCGGGAATGGAGAATCTCACTGTGTACAAGAAAACGTACAAGGCCGAAGGTATCGTTTGGGCCGAGCTTTCTAGAGATCTCAGAATGTCTTATATCCAACAGGCTTTTTTGATAGAGACTCCTCCGAATCGGGAGGAAGAATTTCTAGTCTCCGCTTCTAGCAGAAGATCTGTTGTCTTTAATTTTCAGGCCTGGGCGCCCAAGGAGTTTGCTGCGCATATCCAGATGGAGAATCTTCTCTTGGGAGTATTCTTCGGTGCGATCGGGATCATGCTGGTTTATAATATCTTTCTCGCTTTCGTAGTGAAGGATTCCAGTTATTTCTTTTACGTTTTTTATCTGTTATTCTACGCTCTCTGGCAACTTTCAGTAACCGGGATCGGATCCCAATATTTGGTGCAAACGAGCGCAACTTCTTGGAATGATTATCTGACCGGATTTGCATTCTTGTCAGTGGCATTTTCTCTTTTGTTCACCAGATCCTTTCTTCATATGGAAAGGGAGACCGGCTGGAAGAATTCAGCTTTTCTAATATTATCTGCCTTTGCGTTCTTAGGTTTCTTTGCGTCTCTCTTCATGGGAATTTACGGGATCATGATACGGGCAGTGTCTTGGTATCCTTTCCTGGCTGCTGTCTTGGTCGTATATGCGGCGGCTCTTAGATTGAGGAAGGGCTATCGCCCTGCTAGATATTTTCTTTTAGCCTGGTCGGTTTTGATCATCTCTGTTCTAATCACTTCTCTTAGGAATCTATCCTGGATTCCTGACACGTACGTGACTCATTGGTCTGCTCAATTCGGTTCCTTAGTGGAGATGACTCTTCTTTCTTTTGCGCTTGCTGATAGGATCAAAACCTTAGAGAAGGATTCTCTTCAGGCGAGGTTGGAGAATTACGACAACCTTCTAAAGTTAACCGAAATCGAACAAGAATTGAAGATTGCTCGGGAACTGCAGGAGTCCATTCTTCCGGATCGGGTTCCGGAAGTTAAAAATTTAAAGCTCTCTGTCAGGAGCGAATTTGCAAGTTCCGTCGGTGGAGACTTCTACGATTTCCAATATTTGGAGAGCGGCAAACTAGGAATTTTTCTATCCGACGTTTCGGGTCATGGGGTTCCTGCAGCGATCATTTCTTCCATGGTGAAGTTGGCGTTTTCGATCGAGTCCAGAAAGAATGAGGATCCGGCAGAGGTTCTACGTAGCATCAACCGTTCTTTAAGCGGGAAATACGGAAAACATTTCATCACTGCTGCCTATCTCTTGGTGGATGTGGAAACCGGAAATGTGGCCTATTCGAATGCGGGGCATCCTCCGATCGTTGCAGTCTCCAGAAGTTCTGGAGAGACCAAGGAAGTTTATTTGCCCGGTTGGATCATGGGCATGGATCCGAATCTAAAGAACTCTGTAGTGAATTTTGAAATGAAACCTGGGGATAGGCTGATCATTTATACGGACGGGATCACCGAGGCCAGAAGTCCTTCGGGAGAGATCTTCGGTTTTCAAAGATTCTATAAATTACTCGGTGATCATATGGCGATCTCGGGCGGGGAATTGGCAGAGACCTTATTCTCTACCGTGAGAGCATTTACCGGAAACCGAAAACATTTTGAAGATGATATAACGTTACTCATCTTGGATTATCTTCCGGTTCCCGATGATAGGGGAAAATTGGAAGTTACTTCGAAGCTTTCAAAAAACTAA
- a CDS encoding polyamine aminopropyltransferase yields the protein MQRALLVSVLILSSCGLVYELLAGTVASYLLGETVTQFSLVIGVYLFSMGIGSWLSRYLLEDLIAKFLDVELALGLLGGFSAAILFLSFGQTRIFQIPLFTLVVAVGTLVGMEIPLLLRILKNKLGFRDMVSKVLSLDYAGALLASLAFPIFFAPKLGMVRTSLFFGLLNAGTALWGTFVLPITDRQKNLLRAKSALVLTLLGLGFAFSEMITFYSEENLFSDEIIYSKQTNFQKIVVTKYKSELRLFLNGHLQFSSRDEYRYHETLVHPALLSHPNPKRILVLGGGDGLAVREILKHPGVESITLVDLDPEMTRIFSEQPILSQINGSSLKNPKVKVQNADAFLWLDESDSVFDVVLIDFPDPSNFSIGKLYSTAFYRSLKRRLNRFSIVEIQSTSPLFARMSFWCVEATLREAGFSTKALHVYVPSFGEWGFVMGGLEKLPAYRKNLPDGLKFLNEMELKSLSDFPEDMSKVPVEPNRLDNQSLVRYYDQEWNRLLD from the coding sequence CTGCAGAGAGCCTTACTCGTTTCCGTCCTAATTCTTTCTTCTTGTGGTTTAGTGTATGAGTTGCTCGCGGGGACCGTTGCGAGTTACTTATTAGGAGAAACTGTCACACAGTTCTCGCTCGTGATCGGTGTTTATCTATTCTCGATGGGAATAGGAAGCTGGCTTTCCCGTTATCTGTTGGAAGATCTTATCGCCAAATTCCTGGATGTGGAACTTGCCTTAGGATTATTGGGCGGCTTTAGCGCGGCCATTTTATTTTTAAGCTTCGGTCAGACCAGGATCTTCCAAATCCCGTTATTCACACTTGTGGTCGCGGTAGGAACTTTAGTGGGAATGGAGATCCCTCTTTTACTCCGTATCCTAAAGAACAAATTAGGATTTCGTGATATGGTTTCCAAGGTGTTAAGCTTGGATTATGCAGGAGCTTTACTGGCATCTCTCGCTTTTCCTATTTTCTTCGCGCCTAAGTTGGGGATGGTACGGACTTCTCTATTTTTTGGGCTCTTAAATGCAGGAACCGCCCTTTGGGGAACCTTCGTTTTGCCTATAACGGATAGACAGAAAAATCTATTAAGAGCGAAATCTGCCTTGGTGCTAACCTTATTAGGCTTAGGCTTTGCATTCTCCGAAATGATCACATTCTATAGCGAGGAAAATCTTTTTTCGGATGAGATCATTTATTCCAAGCAGACAAATTTTCAAAAGATCGTAGTCACCAAATATAAGAGTGAACTGCGCTTATTCTTGAATGGGCATCTACAGTTCAGTTCAAGAGACGAATATAGATATCATGAAACTCTAGTGCATCCTGCCCTTCTTTCTCATCCGAACCCGAAACGGATCCTTGTTTTGGGCGGAGGTGATGGTCTGGCAGTAAGGGAGATACTAAAACATCCAGGTGTAGAGAGCATTACTCTCGTGGATTTGGATCCGGAAATGACTCGCATCTTCTCCGAACAACCTATTCTAAGCCAGATCAACGGATCTAGTTTAAAGAATCCTAAAGTAAAAGTACAGAATGCGGATGCATTCCTTTGGCTGGATGAGTCGGATTCTGTATTCGACGTGGTACTCATAGATTTTCCCGATCCGAGCAATTTCTCGATCGGAAAATTGTACAGCACCGCCTTTTACAGAAGTTTGAAGAGAAGATTAAACCGTTTCTCCATCGTAGAGATACAGTCCACTTCCCCACTATTTGCCAGAATGTCCTTCTGGTGTGTGGAAGCGACATTAAGAGAGGCAGGTTTCTCCACCAAGGCATTGCATGTATACGTGCCTTCCTTTGGAGAATGGGGATTTGTTATGGGAGGATTGGAAAAGCTTCCTGCCTATCGCAAGAACTTACCAGATGGATTAAAGTTTTTGAATGAAATGGAACTGAAGTCCTTATCCGATTTTCCAGAAGACATGTCCAAGGTTCCGGTGGAACCGAATCGTTTGGACAATCAAAGTCTAGTCCGATACTACGACCAAGAATGGAACCGCCTCTTGGATTAA
- a CDS encoding DUF4178 domain-containing protein, with amino-acid sequence MPELSCPNCGAPVPIENKASVYAVCSSCKTLSVKKDVALEKIGLAGELSDDHSIVQIGTEGDYKGRHFRVLGRIQLRFELGFWNEWHVAEGDGSSAWLGEAQGSYYYTKIETGVDHEKLPLLETEDSGEIRVYSTTSEGNRKERIRPGDTFTLDKDWTLKEVMTATCVGGEGELPLSFETGYTAPLLDLANEDGLFGTLDYSDSPALFFSGTFATLEELHLTNIRQEEVAYNQTPIPAKSLQCLGCGASLNQLSPGFSKSIACEYCGTVMDAENEELKIISKFEDISKKDVKLPLGTKIKLPKLPESQVIGVLKKSTEVDGDTYTWTDYLLRYQGGYSWLNENADNWTYFEPLPGVPKWAAGLKRVFDKKAYKWFSSSDSKTDLALGEFYWKVSAGEKAEIEDYIAPPNMISSEKTSQEIFWSKGTFIPFDVMRKSLPLDVASTLQKPEVVGVCEPNPFKIRFKRNFWVALALTALFLIVQIHGCVKAKNQTVFKGSFNYTQTSAQNTDIGTPSFRDNSFVTDVFEIPGDPSENVEIQIEAPNLDNRYLYFSTALINADTDTAYDIGMETSYYHGVDDGESWSEGSKSDSKALAEIPPGKYYLRLESQSDYLPGTGSEYKVTVLRDVMSSAPFFLFSILLWLPLIYTYFRSYLFESRRE; translated from the coding sequence GTGCCGGAACTAAGTTGCCCCAACTGCGGAGCCCCCGTCCCTATAGAGAACAAAGCGTCTGTGTACGCCGTCTGTTCGAGTTGCAAAACCCTATCCGTAAAGAAAGACGTTGCTTTAGAGAAGATCGGCCTTGCCGGAGAACTCTCCGACGATCATTCCATCGTTCAGATCGGAACCGAGGGTGATTATAAAGGAAGGCATTTCAGAGTTTTAGGTCGGATCCAATTAAGATTCGAATTGGGATTTTGGAACGAGTGGCATGTGGCAGAAGGAGACGGATCCTCTGCTTGGCTAGGCGAGGCCCAAGGCAGTTATTATTATACAAAGATAGAAACCGGAGTTGACCATGAAAAACTCCCTCTACTTGAGACCGAGGATTCTGGGGAGATTCGAGTTTATAGCACAACCTCGGAAGGAAACCGAAAAGAAAGGATCAGACCAGGCGATACCTTCACCTTAGATAAAGACTGGACCCTAAAAGAAGTCATGACCGCCACCTGCGTAGGTGGAGAAGGAGAACTTCCTCTTAGCTTCGAGACTGGATATACTGCTCCTCTTCTCGATCTTGCAAATGAGGACGGCTTGTTCGGTACTTTGGATTATTCGGATAGTCCTGCCTTATTTTTTTCCGGTACGTTTGCAACTTTAGAAGAATTACATTTAACGAATATACGACAAGAAGAAGTCGCCTATAACCAAACTCCCATTCCTGCAAAGTCTCTACAGTGTTTGGGTTGCGGGGCTTCACTCAATCAGTTGAGCCCCGGCTTCTCCAAATCGATCGCCTGCGAATATTGCGGAACAGTGATGGACGCAGAGAATGAGGAGCTAAAGATCATATCCAAGTTCGAGGATATTTCCAAAAAGGATGTCAAGCTTCCACTTGGGACCAAGATAAAACTTCCTAAATTGCCCGAATCACAAGTTATTGGTGTATTAAAAAAATCTACTGAAGTAGACGGAGATACCTATACTTGGACGGATTATTTGCTCAGATACCAAGGTGGTTACTCTTGGTTGAACGAGAATGCGGACAATTGGACTTACTTCGAACCGCTGCCCGGAGTTCCTAAATGGGCAGCAGGATTAAAACGAGTTTTCGATAAAAAGGCATACAAATGGTTTAGCTCCTCCGATTCTAAAACGGATCTTGCCTTAGGAGAATTTTATTGGAAGGTAAGCGCGGGAGAAAAAGCGGAGATTGAGGATTATATCGCTCCTCCGAATATGATATCTTCCGAAAAGACAAGCCAAGAGATCTTCTGGTCCAAGGGCACGTTCATTCCTTTCGATGTGATGAGAAAATCACTTCCTTTGGATGTGGCTTCTACATTACAAAAACCGGAAGTAGTAGGAGTCTGCGAGCCGAATCCGTTCAAGATCCGTTTCAAACGTAACTTCTGGGTAGCACTCGCCCTAACCGCTCTCTTTCTGATCGTTCAGATTCATGGTTGCGTTAAAGCCAAAAACCAAACAGTATTCAAGGGATCTTTTAACTATACCCAAACCTCTGCTCAGAACACGGATATAGGAACCCCAAGCTTTAGAGATAATTCTTTTGTGACTGACGTATTCGAGATTCCTGGAGATCCTTCCGAGAATGTGGAGATCCAGATCGAAGCTCCGAATCTGGACAATCGATATTTGTATTTTTCTACCGCGTTGATCAACGCGGACACAGACACCGCATACGATATAGGAATGGAAACCAGCTATTATCACGGTGTGGACGATGGAGAATCCTGGTCAGAAGGCTCCAAATCCGATTCAAAAGCGTTAGCCGAAATTCCTCCAGGCAAATATTATCTCAGACTGGAAAGTCAGTCGGATTACCTTCCTGGAACCGGATCCGAATATAAGGTTACTGTGCTCAGGGATGTAATGAGTTCTGCTCCATTCTTCCTATTTTCGATCCTTTTATGGCTTCCATTGATCTACACATATTTCAGAAGTTATCTATTCGAGTCCAGGCGGGAATAA
- a CDS encoding adhesin OmpL37 family surface protein — MRGSIKIYLYAAILSVFFVSPSGIIRADLDSNRATALIRVERGLKQNEFHLKAINSTISNYGTEEDKALYRRCLQHHIETFTLYLQFDLGHSYDEMRQTQRLLVILYSNIVESSGMVVRRELDFLAKYALRTQDAEARHHLEMGYREYGASNQKKIIALNSRPYLPGIKTQYLYESLKLLKQSREYVTLLSLKFLSDFEPDLQSSEFEEIYNEINRAMFSKSDHYAKIHFDNHFNIYNAENLYESTWQNPGLQELEKALGDIDPASDRARRLAKRSMTAQ, encoded by the coding sequence ATGAGGGGATCAATAAAGATCTATTTATATGCCGCAATTCTGTCGGTCTTCTTTGTTTCTCCGAGTGGGATTATTCGAGCAGACCTGGACAGTAATAGAGCCACTGCTCTCATCCGTGTAGAAAGAGGCTTAAAGCAAAACGAATTTCATCTCAAGGCGATCAATAGCACGATCTCAAATTATGGGACCGAAGAGGACAAAGCACTCTATCGCAGATGTCTTCAACATCATATCGAGACCTTCACATTATATCTTCAATTCGATCTAGGCCATTCTTACGATGAGATGAGACAAACCCAAAGGCTGCTGGTAATCCTGTATTCTAACATCGTTGAATCTTCTGGCATGGTGGTTCGAAGAGAATTGGACTTTCTTGCAAAGTATGCGCTTAGGACGCAGGATGCAGAAGCAAGACATCATCTAGAGATGGGTTACCGAGAATACGGGGCCTCCAACCAGAAAAAGATCATCGCCTTAAACAGTCGTCCCTATCTACCTGGGATCAAGACCCAGTATCTTTATGAATCTCTGAAATTGCTCAAGCAATCCAGAGAGTACGTCACTCTTCTTTCTTTAAAATTCCTCTCCGATTTCGAACCGGATCTGCAAAGCTCGGAGTTCGAAGAGATTTATAATGAGATCAATAGGGCGATGTTCTCCAAATCCGATCATTATGCTAAGATACATTTCGATAATCATTTCAATATCTATAACGCGGAGAATCTGTACGAGTCCACCTGGCAGAATCCGGGTTTACAGGAATTGGAAAAGGCTCTAGGAGATATAGATCCCGCGTCCGATCGTGCGAGAAGATTGGCGAAACGCTCCATGACTGCTCAATAG
- a CDS encoding heavy metal translocating P-type ATPase, protein MKMIIDTNKNQETTPSEKASEITLDLFGMTCANCARRIETGLGKVPGVEEARVNFARETAFVRFESDLDPKELLSKVESLGYTASKHSQTSSKQSDNLHEEERKKLKFRFFASLFFSLPLLYTMVSHFEFLQFLPNSKFLMHPWIQFLLATPVQFWIGFPFYKSAFRALKNGAANMDVLVALGTSAAYGYSLAMSILFGTRNEDPFFSSAWEHSSHIALPPLYYETSAVLLSFLLLGKWMESLAKGKSSSAIQALLSLKPETAWVKKQDTWTELPSEFVRKEDVLQIKPGEKIPVDGIVTEGFSSVNESMLTGESMPVDKREGNPVLGGTVNGNGVLMIRATSVGSDTVLSSIIKTVEDAQASRAPIQKIADKISSFFVPAVIGISILNFLLWFIFLEPGILGSALEKSIAILVIACPCALGLATPISILVGAGRAASHGILFRNAEALESSSNLDVIAFDKTGTITEGNPFVTDYQVLGEESDALIAAASVEASSSHPLAKAIVRFVKEKGYSLQPVQDLNTEPGLGVIAKVNGSSLRIGKEEYLSSNEVLPKELVYLSSSWKEMGRSIVWAKLEKENPSWIIFAIEDKIKENAKSSLSILKDLGLKTILLTGDNTLVARSVSSQVGIDLYNSSLLPKDKADIISNLQSQGMKVGMVGDGLNDSPALAKADVGFGMGTGTDVAMETSGVILIKGDLEKIADSIRIAKATTRNIRQNFFWALAYNTIGIPIAAAGFLAPWIAGAMMAFSSVSVVLNALRLKKPT, encoded by the coding sequence ATGAAAATGATCATAGATACAAATAAAAATCAGGAAACAACTCCCTCCGAAAAAGCTTCCGAGATTACATTGGATCTCTTTGGCATGACATGCGCCAATTGTGCGAGAAGGATCGAGACAGGCCTAGGCAAGGTCCCCGGTGTTGAAGAAGCCCGAGTGAATTTTGCCAGAGAGACTGCATTTGTACGATTCGAATCGGATCTGGATCCTAAGGAGCTTCTCTCCAAAGTAGAATCCTTGGGTTATACAGCCTCAAAACATTCTCAAACTTCTTCCAAGCAGTCTGATAACCTTCATGAAGAAGAGAGGAAAAAACTTAAGTTCAGATTTTTTGCATCCTTGTTTTTCTCCTTGCCTCTACTCTATACGATGGTCTCGCACTTCGAATTTCTCCAATTCTTACCAAATTCAAAATTTCTAATGCATCCTTGGATTCAGTTCCTGTTAGCAACCCCCGTGCAGTTTTGGATCGGATTCCCTTTCTATAAAAGCGCCTTTCGCGCATTGAAAAACGGGGCTGCAAACATGGACGTGCTTGTTGCATTAGGAACGAGCGCCGCTTACGGATACAGTCTTGCGATGAGTATTCTTTTCGGGACTCGAAACGAAGACCCCTTCTTCTCATCTGCTTGGGAACATTCTTCTCATATCGCCTTACCTCCGTTATACTACGAAACCTCGGCCGTGCTACTTAGTTTTCTACTTCTTGGAAAATGGATGGAATCCTTAGCAAAAGGAAAGAGCTCTTCTGCAATCCAAGCCTTGCTTTCATTAAAACCAGAAACTGCTTGGGTAAAGAAACAAGACACTTGGACAGAACTTCCCTCTGAGTTCGTTAGAAAAGAAGATGTATTGCAAATCAAACCGGGAGAAAAGATCCCAGTCGATGGAATCGTAACAGAAGGATTCAGCTCCGTCAATGAGTCCATGCTAACAGGTGAAAGCATGCCAGTTGATAAGAGAGAAGGAAATCCTGTTTTAGGCGGAACAGTAAACGGCAACGGAGTACTGATGATTCGTGCAACTTCAGTAGGATCCGATACTGTATTATCTTCCATCATCAAAACGGTAGAAGACGCACAAGCATCTAGGGCACCTATACAAAAGATCGCTGACAAAATCTCTTCTTTCTTTGTTCCCGCAGTGATCGGGATCTCCATCTTAAATTTCTTGTTATGGTTTATATTCTTAGAACCAGGAATCTTAGGATCAGCTCTGGAGAAATCAATTGCCATTCTTGTGATTGCTTGTCCTTGTGCTTTAGGTCTTGCTACACCTATTTCTATATTGGTCGGAGCAGGAAGAGCGGCAAGTCATGGCATATTGTTCAGAAATGCGGAAGCATTGGAATCTTCTTCCAATCTGGATGTGATTGCATTTGATAAGACAGGAACAATTACGGAAGGAAATCCGTTTGTTACCGATTATCAAGTATTAGGAGAAGAATCAGACGCACTCATTGCGGCAGCTTCTGTAGAAGCCTCTTCTAGTCATCCGTTAGCCAAGGCAATCGTTCGGTTCGTAAAGGAGAAGGGTTACTCTCTGCAACCTGTTCAGGATCTAAATACGGAACCTGGCTTAGGAGTGATTGCAAAAGTAAACGGTTCTAGCTTAAGGATCGGCAAAGAAGAATATCTTTCCTCAAACGAAGTCCTACCGAAGGAACTGGTCTATCTTTCCTCTTCTTGGAAAGAAATGGGAAGAAGCATCGTATGGGCCAAATTAGAAAAGGAAAATCCTAGTTGGATCATCTTTGCTATCGAAGATAAGATCAAAGAAAACGCCAAATCTTCTCTTTCCATACTCAAAGATCTTGGACTTAAAACCATCCTTCTGACCGGAGATAACACGTTAGTCGCCAGATCAGTATCTTCTCAAGTGGGAATCGATTTGTATAATTCTTCTCTTCTTCCTAAAGACAAGGCGGATATTATTTCCAATCTACAATCCCAAGGTATGAAAGTGGGAATGGTGGGTGACGGACTAAACGATTCACCTGCGCTTGCCAAAGCAGACGTAGGTTTCGGAATGGGAACTGGAACCGACGTAGCTATGGAAACTTCAGGAGTAATTCTGATTAAAGGAGATCTGGAAAAAATTGCGGACTCCATTCGGATCGCAAAGGCTACGACTCGGAATATTCGCCAAAATTTCTTCTGGGCTCTTGCGTATAATACGATTGGAATTCCGATCGCGGCAGCAGGATTTCTAGCTCCTTGGATTGCAGGAGCAATGATGGCCTTTAGCTCGGTATCCGTCGTCTTAAATGCACTTCGTCTGAAGAAGCCGACATAA
- the cueR gene encoding Cu(I)-responsive transcriptional regulator, whose translation MNIGEISKLSGVNAKLVRHYESIGLIPKVGRSDSGYRIYSENDAHTLKFIKRARNLGFSLPEIKQLVGLWRNRSRASAQVKSLASSHVKELEMKISELQVMRNTLLHLVKHCHGDHRPECPILEELEGAGQR comes from the coding sequence ATGAATATAGGAGAGATCTCTAAATTATCCGGAGTGAATGCAAAATTAGTTAGGCATTACGAATCTATCGGTTTGATCCCTAAGGTGGGAAGAAGCGATTCCGGATACAGAATATATTCTGAGAACGACGCTCACACTCTCAAGTTCATCAAGAGAGCAAGAAATCTAGGGTTTTCCTTACCTGAAATCAAGCAGCTCGTAGGCCTTTGGAGAAATCGATCTAGAGCAAGTGCGCAAGTGAAGTCTTTGGCATCTTCTCATGTCAAAGAATTAGAAATGAAGATCTCAGAATTACAAGTGATGAGAAACACTCTATTGCATTTAGTAAAACATTGTCATGGGGATCATAGACCCGAATGCCCTATATTAGAAGAGCTGGAAGGAGCGGGCCAACGATAA
- a CDS encoding PilZ domain-containing protein → MAGTNSLFDDKYEYRDPSQQKRKNARVKITIDGDFVVKGKTQRFPVFIVDIGTGGAGLETRTSVFEGDRILLYGNINGKNMELESEVIRVSGKKANVIFISLSDEDKDLIQDLIHKKFFDKDKKPLG, encoded by the coding sequence ATGGCGGGCACCAATTCCCTTTTCGACGATAAATACGAATACCGGGATCCTTCTCAGCAGAAAAGGAAGAATGCTCGCGTCAAAATCACCATCGACGGTGATTTCGTAGTCAAGGGCAAGACCCAAAGATTCCCAGTGTTCATCGTAGACATAGGCACCGGAGGAGCGGGATTAGAAACCAGAACCTCCGTCTTCGAAGGTGATAGGATCCTTCTCTACGGAAATATAAACGGAAAGAACATGGAATTAGAATCCGAAGTCATCCGTGTCTCCGGCAAAAAAGCGAATGTGATCTTCATCAGCCTTTCTGACGAAGATAAAGATCTCATCCAAGATCTGATCCATAAGAAGTTCTTCGACAAAGACAAGAAACCTCTCGGTTAA
- a CDS encoding NRDE family protein, producing the protein MCTAFIYRDPSRRIFGVGFNRDESVKREPALFPRLIESPNNSKAIAPIDAEAGGTWIGISQNAEITCLVNYYEATLKLLRNPVSRGLLVRSVLLGERTPESYTAQELEKYYPFKLFQVNEETTKIFIWDGKTYEIQEDKENFTVFGSSFTQGPKAQVSRREIFDSHFRPKEMPDSHGFVHMAKEFLISHLPEQGALSACMHRRDAHSVSRTVISVDKGSVYFSYKNCQPCEEGPEEDYNFTLTEFRTSA; encoded by the coding sequence ATGTGTACTGCTTTTATCTATAGAGATCCGAGCCGAAGAATTTTTGGAGTTGGATTCAACCGAGACGAATCCGTTAAGAGAGAACCGGCTCTTTTCCCCCGCCTCATAGAATCTCCAAACAATAGTAAGGCGATTGCTCCGATAGATGCGGAAGCGGGAGGGACTTGGATCGGGATTTCTCAAAATGCAGAAATTACCTGCCTGGTAAATTACTACGAAGCCACTCTCAAACTTCTTCGCAATCCTGTTAGCCGAGGATTACTCGTTCGTTCCGTCCTGTTGGGAGAAAGAACTCCTGAGTCTTACACCGCCCAAGAGTTAGAGAAATACTATCCGTTTAAATTATTTCAAGTGAACGAAGAAACGACCAAGATCTTTATCTGGGATGGAAAAACCTACGAGATCCAAGAAGATAAGGAGAACTTCACTGTGTTTGGAAGTTCCTTCACGCAAGGTCCAAAGGCTCAAGTCTCTCGAAGAGAAATATTCGACTCTCATTTCCGTCCTAAGGAAATGCCGGACTCTCATGGATTCGTCCACATGGCCAAAGAATTCCTGATCTCTCATTTGCCGGAACAAGGAGCATTGTCGGCTTGCATGCATAGAAGAGACGCTCACTCCGTTTCAAGGACGGTGATCTCTGTGGACAAAGGCTCCGTTTATTTTTCCTATAAGAACTGCCAGCCTTGCGAAGAAGGGCCAGAAGAAGATTACAATTTCACTTTGACTGAATTTCGAACTTCTGCATGA